A section of the Zygosaccharomyces rouxii strain CBS732 chromosome B complete sequence genome encodes:
- the DMA2 gene encoding ubiquitin-conjugating protein DMA2 (similar to uniprot|P53924 Saccharomyces cerevisiae YNL116W DMA2 Protein involved in regulating spindle position and orientation functionally redundant with Dma1p homolog of S. pombe Dma1 and H. sapiens Chfr), protein MYNPVAFSAGNTAGTSTASPAPSVPSSTNSATNTGTGSSSRASATTAALGMTNSASANSATMSAPSQGRRRRGSGLNSFLNSFGIRQNSNNNSNNNNNSSGSGGAPNLHGAGNTNNPFLNFGHSRGNSGSNNSTNAEIGVSAVAFERHSQPPHGLSHAPSFHELPISISLTAQQESTVPNLQPIPQNNTVSASSSPLGNSGTLQRDQSGSSPHNNHHQQQQRSLSQQPPQPLQQPQAGVPIAGIDPIHPEAHTYNGTTSGGFTHTPNTDGVSPLKNLRHYIYAADQPNADELLGLDLARNVSLPESLDEETLQQRKDKHGLFSIRLTPFIDGSFSTNPGLSFDPVIRTAGPGSQLVIGRYTERVREAIAKIPEQYHPVVFKSKVVSRTHGCFKVDSQGNWFIRDVRSSSGTFLNHQRLAPASTMSKDTLIHDGDILQLGMDFRGGTEEIYRCVKMRVEINRSWKRRANAFNKEALQRIKNIQRMTMGLEEEDCSICLSKIKPCQAMFISPCSHSWHFQCIRRLVMTSYPQFVCPNCRCACDLEASLESSESESEIESDGGQLVDELGVLLEDPKDVNMG, encoded by the coding sequence ATGTACAATCCAGTCGCTTTCTCAGCAGGTAATACAGCAGGAACATCAACAGCATCACCTGCTCCATCCGTGCCTTCATCGACGAATAGTGCGACAAATACTGGTACTGGTAGCAGTAGTAGAGCATCGGCGACTACAGCGGCATTAGGAATGACCAATAGTGCTAGTGCAAATTCAGCCACTATGAGTGCTCCTTCTCAAGGTAGACGTAGAAGAGGTTCTGGTTTGAACTCGTTCCTAAATTCATTTGGAATTAGACAgaatagtaataacaatagtaataacaataataatagcaGTGGTAGTGGTGGCGCCCCGAATTTACATGGTGCTGGTAACACCaataatccatttttaaattttggCCATTCTCGTGGTAATAGTGGTAGCAACAACAGTACTAATGCAGAAATTGGTGTCAGTGCAGTTGCCTTTGAAAGGCATTCACAACCACCACATGGATTATCGCATGCTCCTAGTTTCCACgaattaccaatttctaTTTCGTTAACTGCCCAACAGGAATCTACTGTTCCTAATTTGCAACCAATACCACAAAACAATACAGTTTCAGCGTCAAGTTCGCCATTGGGAAACTCAGGTACTTTGCAAAGGGATCAGAGCGGTTCATCTCCACATAACaatcaccaccaacagcagcagcgaTCATTGTCACAGCAACCTCCCCAGCCATTGCAACAGCCACAAGCGGGTGTCCCCATCGCAGGTATCGATCCAATTCATCCAGAGGCTCATACTTATAATGGTACTACTTCAGGTGGTTTTACGCATACCCCAAATACAGATGGAGTATCcccattgaagaatttgcgGCACTATATATATGCAGCTGATCAACCTAATGCTGATGAACTATTAGGTCTTGATTTAGCTAGAAACGTTAGTTTACCAGAATCCCTTGATGAGGAGACTTTACAACAACGTAAGGATAAACATGGTCTCTTCAGCATTAGATTAACACCTTTTATCGATGGATCGTTTTCTACAAATCCAGGGTTATCATTCGATCCAGTAATTAGAACCGCAGGTCCCGGTTCTCAATTGGTCATTGGCCGTTATACTGAAAGGGTTCGTGAAGCAATTGCAAAGATACCAGAACAGTACCACCCAGTAGTTTTCAAATCAAAAGTTGTCTCAAGAACTCATGGTTGTTTCAAAGTAGATTCTCAGGGTAATTGGTTTATTAGGGACGTTAGATCATCAAGTGGTACTTTTTTAAATCATCAAAGATTAGCGCCCGCCTCTACAATGTCAAAGGATACTTTAATTCATGATGGTGATATTTTACAATTGGGAATGGATTTTAGAGGTGGTACAGAAGAAATTTACAGATGTGTTAAAATGCGTGTGGAAATTAATAGATCTTGGAAGAGAAGAGCAAATGCATTTAACAAAGAAGCTCTACAACGTAtaaaaaatattcaaaGGATGACTATGGGgcttgaagaagaagattgtTCAATCTGTCTTTCCAAGATTAAACCATGCCAAGCCATGTTTATTTCACCCTGTTCTCATAGTTGGCATTTTCAGTGTATCCGCAGATTGGTTATGACTTCATACCCTCAATTCGTTTGCCCAAATTGTAGATGTGCCTGTGATTTGGAAGCCTCCTTGGAGAGTAGTGAGTCGGAAAGTGAGATAGAAAGTGATGGTGGTCAGTTGGTTGACGAATTAGGGGTATTGCTAGAGGACCCGAAGGATGTTAACATGGGTtga
- the BZZ1 gene encoding Bzz1p (similar to uniprot|P38822 Saccharomyces cerevisiae YHR114W BZZ1 SH3 domain protein implicated in the regulation of actin polymerization able to recruit actin polymerization machinery through its SH3 domains colocalizes with cortical actin patches and Las17p interacts with type I myosins) — protein sequence MSKQLSIGNELKDSYKDTRKWVQNNLKWLRDIEQFYRERAKLEHEYSEKLSGLTKDYFNKKSASSVALSVGDNPAMTPGSAETASVVTWNEVLTQTEDISKEHWRLSRDFEAQVASQLAKIHSKMDTTLSQINNFYSEMVDKRDNAYQEVHKAKKKYDEACTSMESARNKNTKSPGERNRQKMEERKAEMNVAKNEYLIRINQANRIKDKFYFQDTPEVLDLLQDLNECRVLFLNDIWKTAGSVEKATLERISQKLDTANTVVEENKPSLGTAMFIKHNARNWNEPKDFLFQPSPIWQDDENFVISAEPEISDLKIKLAQAEQEYNKFHDMTEAEMSRLSSLNEKRAKVKSKEADLEGGIYYDVVKAYLGTVMPFTGHETLKLRAEVQIESIQNNVPSGLDLNTDDIDLSKLKKKSGLFSKLRNKTHMMGGPSHSPSHLMPIRNRSRKLFGSGGSNPDDDNGSSTSSGHLNPRARTTSIISNSSSARLSRTSSAVSTENDAGSTYTTDTFSTRGSTSSNTNGGNRVVYAFRGRDNDEVSVNPGDSIKVLAPDTGSGWTKLRNNTTGDQGLAPTSYLEINEKPINSHAERGVPPSVPPPRGSKKPSLTLTVQYDYDAQEENEMTVEVGDVVNVLKEDDGSGWTLAELDGDSGLIPTNYCK from the coding sequence ATGAGCAAACAAttatcaattggtaatgaattgaaagattccTACAAAGATACACGCAAGTGGGTTCAAAACAACTTGAAATGGCTGAGGGacattgaacaattttatAGAGAAAGGGCTAAGCTTGAACATGAGTACAGTGAGAAATTGAGTGGTTTAACTAAAGATTATTTCAACAAGAAGAGTGCCTCCTCTGTGGCTCTAAGCGTTGGTGATAATCCTGCAATGACACCAGGATCGGCAGAGACAGCATCCGTGGTTACGTGGAATGAAGTCCTTACGCAGACAGAAGATATATCCAAAGAACATTGGAGGTTATCGAGAGACTTTGAAGCTCAAGTAGCCTCTCAATTGGCCAAAATTCACTCTAAGATGGATACAACTTTGAGTCAAATCAACAACTTTTACAGTGAAATGGTAGACAAACGTGATAATGCCTATCAAGAAGTGCATAAGGCCAAGAAGAAGTACGATGAAGCATGTACATCAATGGAAAGTGCTAGAAATAAAAACACCAAATCACCAGGTGAACGTAATAGACAGAAGATGGAAGAGAGGAAGGCTGAAATGAACGTCGCTAAAAATGAATATTTGATTAGAATCAACCAAGCGAATAGAATTAAGGACAAATTTTACTTCCAAGATACACCAGAAGTACTGGATCTATTACAGGATCTCAATGAATGTCGTGTATTATTCTTGAACGACATATGGAAAACCGCTGGCTCCGTGGAGAAGGCAACTTTGGAGAGAATTTCCCAAAAGCTAGATACCGCCAATACTGtagttgaagaaaataaacCATCATTAGGGACCGCTATGTTCATCAAACATAATGCAAGGAATTGGAATGAACCTAAAGATTTCCTTTTTCAACCATCACCTATTTGGcaagatgatgagaattttGTCATTTCAGCAGAACCTGAAATATCTgatttaaaaattaaattagCACAAGCTGAACAAGAGTATAACAAATTTCATGATATGACAGAAGCAGAGATGTCACGTTTATCGTCGTTGAATGAAAAGAGAGCCAAAGTTAAATCTAAGGAGGCAGATTTGGAAGGTGGGATTTATTACGATGTAGTGAAAGCATATTTAGGGACTGTTATGCCATTTACAGGACATGAAACTTTAAAGTTACGGGCAGAAGTCCAAATTGAAAGTATACAAAATAACGTTCCATCGGGCCTCGATCTTAACACTGATGACATTGATCTTTCCaagttaaagaaaaaatctgGTCTTTTTAGCAAGTTAAGGAATAAGACTCACATGATGGGTGGACCGTCACACTCACCATCACATTTAATGCCCATCAGAAATCGTTCACGTAAATTATTTGGAAGTGGCGGCAGTAACCCAGATGACGACAACGGCAGTAGCACCAGCAGCGGTCATTTAAATCCAAGGGCTCGCACTACAAGTATTATAAGTAATTCAAGTTCTGCTCGCTTATCAAGAACATCTAGCGCGGTAAGCACAGAGAATGATGCAGGCTCTACTTACACCACAGATACTTTTTCCACGAGGGGCTCCACATCTTCTAACACCAATGGTGGTAATCGTGTAGTATACGCATTCCGGGGTCgtgataatgatgaagtttCAGTAAACCCTGGTGATTCTATTAAAGTATTAGCTCCTGATACTGGATCTGGCTGGACCAAGCTCAGAAACAATACGACAGGCGATCAGGGCCTGGCACCAACTTCATACCTAGAGATTAACGAAAAACCTATAAATTCTCATGCCGAGAGAGGTGTGCCCCCAAGTGTACCTCCGCCAAGAGGTTCCAAAAAACCATCTCTTACCTTAACGGTACAGTACGACTACGATGCACAGGAGGAAAATGAGATGACGGTTGAAGTAGGGGATGTCGTTAACGTCTTGaaggaagatgatggaTCAGGGTGGACTTTAGCAGAACTCGATGGTGATAGTGGATTGATTCCAACAAACTATTGCAAATGA
- the TRS33 gene encoding Trs33p (similar to uniprot|Q99394 Saccharomyces cerevisiae YOR115C TRS33 Component of the targeting complex (TRAPP) involved in ER to Golgi membrane traffic): protein MKSKEDINQSDKKMDRPNVASNAPTVADTQEMTEQQKLQHQLQIFQNSLPKVSQTAYMMLLNECVPLSMAVERKRGDCNSKLDRNCDDEVSQAGEQLQKIHVSPPLDPPSHQLCRELYEADEEKHNRVLDRLRNIGFEIGNKITELLVFSNNPNLQFKDMDLLSVMKFICRDVWRQMFNKQIDNLKTNHRGTFYLFDYDYQPIQSFALDSESSEKELQMVKPFLEIAVGVIKGVLASIGHAPEDVICLASYVDRPDEKPKASFTKGVSFHVQITM, encoded by the coding sequence ATGAAAAGCAAGGAGGATATTAATCAATCTGATAAAAAGATGGATAGACCTAATGTTGCTAGTAATGCCCCTACGGTTGCAGACACACAAGAGATGACTGAACAACAGAAGTTACAACATCAATTACAGATTTTCCAGAATTCTTTGCCTAAAGTGAGTCAAACTGCATACATGATGCTATTAAATGAATGTGTGCCGCTTTCCATGGCTGTTGAAAGGAAACGTGGTGATTGTAATTCGAAATTAGATCGTAActgtgatgatgaagtttcTCAAGCAGGAGAACAGTTACAGAAAATACATGTTAGTCCACCGTTAGATCCTCCATCACATCAATTGTGTCGAGAGTTATATGAAGCTGATGAGGAGAAGCATAACAGGGTTTTGGATAGGCTTAGAaatattggatttgaaattggtaataaGATTACAGAATTACTGGTATTTAGTAACAATCCTAATTTACAGTTTAAGGATATGGATCTCCTTTCTGTTATGAAATTCATCTGTAGAGATGTTTGGCGGCAGATGTTTAATAAACAGATAGACAACTTAAAGACAAACCATAGGGGAACTTTTTATCTTTTCGATTACGATTACCAACCGATCCAGTCGTTTGCACTTGATAGTGAATCGAGTGAAAAAGAACTTCAAATGGTTAAGCCTTTTCTAGAAATTGCAGTTGGTGTCATAAAGGGTGTTCTCGCATCAATTGGCCATGCGCCAGAGGACGTAATCTGTTTGGCGTCATATGTCGATAGACCAGATGAGAAACCTAAGGCTTCCTTTACCAAAGGTGTCAGCTTTCACGTACAAATAACCATGTAA
- a CDS encoding uncharacterized protein (similar to uniprot|P53925 Saccharomyces cerevisiae YNL115C Hypothetical ORF): MTSKSVNTSNRSIKSTNNSEHYIGSEQPSERGSTNATREQLPGLENEQEPLLGRSTSGKPSHRAIGVQPQPIPNPSEEDERTFDFESQFQRKLFGIHRQYRLFISNSRWILNIFIILNTVWLVTTLIGDFFFNINIFKTNNRYCSFSDLTLIFISIIANIFNLWFNKLGLYSSLDYALNITLCVLTLFNLGLLYLVSYTRQRLGIAGTFTHLWAAFSFFIGVIIDWYLLSYNSQLNKPFNEDEEHSGDNHRRGNADFASSGKHTLTEWIYIGVRNLVKCAILVFFVLFTLNTMLSTLDIHRVSKNSAEVDAEAASYNAFHWVDKAHTYKLHIECYGDVFDNKSPEDGESRQPILLFEHGGLDTGYLSASWIQELYHLNKIERYCTYERPGYGLSDSAPAPISIAMVADALKYALLNEAKIKGPFVTVGYDLGGLFTQVFTAKNLDMVDGMMLVESWHEDLLLKNYLQRLLPPSRDGNKDPDDVSWLPPEIARHNGFKIFWDGLWSSWGLKLQTSWLFAHHGSKERVLGRDMKYQGKFLRAKFLESVTSSLLSYKDVLSAKEKLLDVKLSVVSSRELVKKSPQWGNWQRELTKISAKAREWKIVEGGHDVYKYGLGKQQTQDVLLRLIGEQEMR; this comes from the coding sequence ATGACGAGCAAATCTGTCAATACGAGTAATAGGTCAATTAAGAGTACCAATAATTCCGAGCATTACATTGGTAGTGAACAACCTTCAGAGCGTGGATCTACAAATGCTACCCGTGAACAATTACCTGGGCTTGAAAATGAGCAGGAACCATTGCTAGGACGTTCTACATCTGGTAAACCATCTCATAGAGCTATTGGCGTTCAACCGCAACCCATTCCAAATCcaagtgaagaagatgaacgTACATTTGATTTTGAGTCACAGttccaaagaaaattatTTGGGATTCATAGACAATACAGATTGTTTATTAGCAATTCTAGATGGATTTTaaatatcttcatcatcttgaatACCGTCTGGTTGGTGACTACATTGATTGGTgactttttcttcaatattAATATCTTTAAAACCAACAATAGGTATTGCAGTTTTAGCGATCTGACGTTAATATTCATTTCCATCATTGCCAATATTTTTAACCTATGGTTTAACAAACTGGGTCTTTATTCTTCGTTGGATTATGCTCTCAATATTACGCTATGCGTATTAACATTGTTCAATTTGGGACTATTATATCTGGTCAGTTATACGAGACAAAGACTTGGAATTGCAGGTACTTTCACACATTTATGGGCAgccttttcctttttcattGGTGTTATCATCGATTGGTATCTATTGAGTTATAACAGTCAATTAAACAAACCATTTAACGAGGACGAAGAACATAGTGGTGACAATCATCGCCGTGGAAATGCTGATTTTGCTTCTTCAGGGAAACATACTTTGACAGAATGGATTTACATTGGAGTTAGGAATTTAGTCAAGTGTGCCATCTTAGTTTTCTTCGTTCTTTTCACTTTGAATACGATGTTGTCAACTTTGGATATCCATAGAGtttctaaaaattcagcTGAAGTAGATGCAGAGGCCGCCTCTTACAATGCATTTCATTGGGTTGATAAGGCACATACTTATAAATTACACATCGAATGTTATGGTGACGTGTTTGATAATAAATCACCAGAAGATGGGGAATCTAGACAGCCTATTCTACTCTTTGAGCATGGTGGATTGGATACTGGTTATTTATCAGCATCATGGATTCAGGAACTTtaccatttgaacaaaattgaaagatatTGTACTTATGAAAGACCAGGATACGGATTAAGTGACTCTGCACCAGCGCCTATTTCTATCGCAATGGTAGCAGATGCATTAAAATATGCGCTTTTGAATGAGGCTAAGATTAAGGGCCCTTTTGTCACTGTAGGTTACGATTTAGGCGGTTTATTTACTCAAGTTTTTACCGCCAAGAATCTAGATATGGTAGATGGAATGATGTTAGTGGAGTCATGGCATGAAGATCTGCTACTGAAGAACTACTTACAAAGATTACTACCACCTTCTCGTGATGGTAATAAAGACCCGGATGATGTAAGTTGGTTACCACCAGAAATTGCAAGACATAACGGATTTAAGATTTTTTGGGACGGTCTATGGTCAAGTTGGGGCCTAAAGCTTCAAACTTCGTGGTTATTTGCACATCATGGCTCTAAAGAGAGAGTCCTTGGGCGTGACATGAAGTACCAAGGTAAGTTCCTACGTGccaaatttttggaaagtgTGACCAGTTCCCTATTAAGTTATAAGGACGTCTTGAGTgccaaagaaaaattattagACGTTAAATTAAGCGTTGTTAGCTCTAGAGAATTAGTCAAAAAATCACCTCAATGGGGTAATTGGCAAAGAGAATTAACCAAAATTTCTGCTAAGGCCAGAGAATGGAAAATTGTGGAAGGTGGACATGACGTCTATAAATATGGACTGGGAAAACAACAGACGCAGGACGTTTTACTGAGGCTGATTGGCGAACAAGAAATGCGTTGA
- a CDS encoding substrate-binding domain-containing protein (conserved hypothetical protein) — protein sequence MMKAIRLGFIPEHYSTPIHFAQTQKFFAKRGLNVELIPYPSGSGHLIQSLDKGELDAAVGLTEAFVRGIVTSPAKYSIVGTYVESPLHWAVSTGAQRNELQNLKQLEGKRIGVSRIGSGSYVMSFVLALEQGFNPEKPFIDFPVCHNFEQLRKSVNDKTSEAFMWEYFTTKKYYQGENPELKMLGSIYTPWPSWVLVRQENLDEQTSRQIAESLDEGISYFEQHPERSIEHIKTLGYSEEDAREWLKKVQFSQSCSTSLSKEVNENVIRVLRTAGVIGDGR from the coding sequence ATGATGAAGGCTATAAGACTTGGATTCATTCCGGAACATTACTCAACACCAATTCATTTTGCGCAGACGCAAAAGTTCTTCGCTAAGCGTGGTCTTAATGTGGAATTAATACCGTACCCTAGCGGATCTGGTCATTTGATCCAATCGTTGGATAAAGGTGAATTGGATGCTGCTGTTGGATTAACTGAGGCATTTGTGCGTGGAATTGTCACTTCTCCTGCTAAATATTCTATTGTGGGTACTTATGTGGAGTCACCATTACATTGGGCAGTTTCTACTGGTGCTCAACGTAAtgaattgcaaaatttgaaaCAGCTGGAAGGAAAACGTATAGGTGTCTCGCGTATTGGAAGCGGATCTTATGTTATGTCGTTTGTGTTGGCATTAGAACAGGGTTTTAACCCCGAAAAACCCTTTATAGATTTCCCAGTCTGTCATAATTTTGAGCAATTGCGTAAAAGTGTTAATGACAAAACTTCAGAGGCATTCATGTGGGAGTATTTCACGACTAAGAAATACTACCAAGGTGAAAACCCcgaattgaaaatgttgGGTAGCATCTACACTCCTTGGCCATCATGGGTTTTAGTACGTCAGGAAAATCTAGACGAACAAACCTCCAGACAGATTGCGGAATCTCTGGATGAGGGTATTTCTTACTTCGAACAACATCCGGAGCGATCAATAGAACACATTAAAACTTTGGGCTACTCTGAGGAAGATGCTCGTGAATGGTTAAAGAAAGTACAGTTCTCACAGAGCTGTTCCACATCTTTGAGTAAAGAAGTTAATGAAAATGTTATTCGTGTCTTGCGTACTGCGGGTGTTATTGGAGATGGTAGATGA
- the MLS1 gene encoding malate synthase MLS1 (highly similar to uniprot|P30952 Saccharomyces cerevisiae YNL117W MLS1 Malate synthase enzyme of the glyoxylate cycle involved in utilization of non-fermentable carbon sources expression is subject to carbon catabolite repression localizes in peroxisomes during growth in oleic acid medium) gives MVKVSLDNVELKVNIDAEPQFSPSTTTVANILTKDALEFVVLLHRTFNAKRKELLGARQEVQKKLDTGNYKLDFLPETKAIREDPTWQGPTLGPGLENRSTEITGPPQRNMLVNALNAQVNTYMTDFEDSSSPTWFNMIYGQVNLYDALRNQLNFTTPKKEYKLKSSISELPAIIVRPRGWHMVEKHLYVDGEPISASIFDFGLYFFHNAKQAMKVNRGPYFYLPKMEHHLEAKLWNDIFNVAQDWVGIPRGTIRATVLIETLPAAYQMEEILWQLRSHSAGLNCGRWDYIFSTVKRLRNLPEHVLPDRDLVTMTSPFMDAYVKRLINTCHRRGVHAMGGMAAQIPIPNDPVANEKAMAKVRNDKIRELTNGHDGSWVAHPALASICNEVFINMGTKNQIHYIPETTVTAQQLSDTQIPGGQVTKRGIIQNLDIGLQYMEAWLRGSGCSPINHLMEDAATAEVSRAQLYQWVKHGVVLGDTGEKVTPQMTSQLLKEQAAKLAAESPFGNGNKFDVAAKHFLPEVTGERFSEFLTTLLYDEVVTQQTSTDLSKL, from the coding sequence ATGGTTAAAGTCAGTTTGGATAACGTTGAATTAAAGGTCAATATTGATGCTGAACCACAATTCAGCCCTTCTACCACTACAGTGGCAAATATTTTGACTAAGGATGCATTGGAATTTGTCGTATTGCTTCACAGAACTTTTAATGCAAAGAGAAAGGAATTGTTGGGAGCTAGACAAGAAGTTCAGAAGAAGTTGGATACTGGTAATTACAAATTAGATTTCTTGCCAGAGACCAAGGCAATTAGAGAAGACCCCACCTGGCAAGGTCCTACATTAGGACCTGGTCTAGAAAATAGATCTACCGAGATTACTGGTCCACCACAAAGAAATATGCTTGTTAATGCATTGAACGCTCAAGTTAACACTTATATGacagattttgaagattcttcttcccCTACATGGTTTAACATGATTTATGGTCAAGTTAACCTGTATGATGCATTGAGAAATCAGTTGAATTTTACGACACCAAAAAAAGAGTACAAATTAAAGTCCTCCATTTCTGAGTTACCAGCAATTATTGTACGCCCAAGAGGTTGGCACATGGTAGAAAAGCACCTCTATGTAGATGGTGAACCGATTAGtgcatcaatttttgattttggttTGTACTTCTTCCACAATGCAAAGCAAGCTATGAAAGTCAACAGAGGCCCCTACTTCTATTTGCCCAAGATGGAGCACCATTTGGAAGCCAAATTATGGAACGATATCTTCAATGTTGCCCAAGATTGGGTTGGTATCCCCAGAGGTACCATTAGGGCCACGGTCTTGATTGAAACTTTACCAGCAGCATACCAAATGgaagaaattctttggcAACTGCGTTCTCATTCTGCAGGGTTGAACTGTGGTCGCTGGGATTATATCTTTTCCACTGTTAAGAGATTGCGTAATTTACCTGAGCACGTTCTACCTGACAGAGATCTAGTTACAATGACTTCGCCATTTATGGACGCTTATGTTAAGAGATTGATTAATACTTGTCACAGAAGAGGTGTTCATGCAATGGGTGGTATGGCCGCTCAAATTCCAATCCCTAACGACCCTGTTGCTAATGAAAAGGCAATGGCAAAGGTTCGTAATGATAAGATCAGAGAATTGACAAATGGTCATGATGGATCTTGGGTTGCACATCCTGCATTAGCCTCTATCTGTAATGaagttttcatcaacatgGGGACtaaaaatcaaattcacTATATTCCAGAAACTACTGTTACAGCCCAACAGTTAAGCGATACCCAGATTCCAGGTGGTCAAGTCACTAAACGTGGtattattcaaaatttggatattGGTCTACAGTACATGGAAGCTTGGTTAAGAGGTTCTGGTTGTTCACCAATTAACCATTTGATGGAAGATGCCGCCACCGCCGAAGTCTCTCGTGCTCAATTGTATCAATGGGTAAAGCACGGTGTTGTACTAGGTGATACTGGTGAAAAGGTTACTCCTCAAATGACTTCACAACTATTGAAAGAACAGGCTGCTAAGTTGGCCGCAGAGAGTCCATTCGGTAATGGTAACAAGTTTGATGTCGCCGCCAAACACTTTTTACCAGAAGTTACGGGTGAAAGATTCAGTGAATTTTTGACTACATTGCTGTACGATGAAGTGGTTACTCAACAGACGTCTACAGATTTGAGTAAGTTGTAA